The genomic stretch AGCGTCAACCCACCGATGATTCGAACTAGTTCACCCGCGATGGGATCCGGGAAAAGCTCTCGAATTCGCACAGCCGGCACGTCGACGTGAAAAGCTGTGCGATCGGCTTGCGACGGATCCGTCGATCCATCAATCGCTGGATCCTTCgcgtgataaaatttgaaatcgggatttttcctcctcttttcTCTCGCCAGCTGCGCTGCAGACCGATTTACGAATTCAATTTTCCGCAGGCCAATAGCGGGTCACGCGAATCTCTGCCCCGGCAGCATCAGCACGAAGCCTCAAGAGCTCGAGACGCTCCTGAGCACAGTTAAGCACGAGATCCTTCACGCTCTGGGCTTCTCCGTCAGCCTTTACGCCTTCTACAGGGACGAAAACGGCGAACCCCGCACCCCACGGCGCACCGAGACTGGAAAACCGACGCTGAACGAGAAGTGAGTTGCCTTAGCTAATAAAACGCTGCACAGACTTACCTGGTAATAAACGGAGTTCTTGCGAACCTAGAAATCCATGAAGGACGAgggaagtttttttcttcaaacggatcaaaagtttgCGACAACTCTGACCGAAATAAAAACGACGCTAATACAAAAATCACCTCCCTTACAGGCTCCAAACTCACCAGTGGAGTGAAAATACGATCAAGACGATCAGCAGACCGCGATGGCAGGTTCACGGGGGCTCGGTGGAGAGACACATGCAGATGATCGTGACGCCAAACGTACAGAAGGAAGTGAGGCGACACTTCAACTGCGACAAGCTCGAGGGCGCCGAGTTGGAGGACCAGGGTGAGGACGGAACGGCGCTCACTCACTGGGAGAAGCGGGTTTTTGAGGTGAGGGATGATTTCTTGATAGGAAATTTTCTGCGAGGAAACGTTTCTCCTCTTCTACtcccaaaaatttctattttgtttcttGAAAGTAAAACGTAGCGCCCGCGGCGAACCCAAATCCTAATGCGAGGCGAGGTTTGTTCCCAGAACGAGGCGATGACGGGTACTCATACCCAGAATCCCGTCTACTCTCGTATTACTTTGGCCCTAATGGAGGACACGGGATGGTACAGCGCTAATTACTCCATGGCGCAGGAACTTGGCTGGGGCAGGAATCTCGGGTGCAATTTCGCGATGAAATCTTGCAAGGAATGGATATCGACGAAGTTGTCTCACTTCCCGTGAGTATTGATCATTGTTTTTTGCTGTATAAATTTGTCTatgtttctctcttttcatttttattttcttatcgcaTAGAATAAAGCTCGATCCAATTTCAAGTTACAACCAAGATATGATGTCCCctcaaatgatttttatatCTGTATCTCACCACTGTATTATTTtacttgattatttattatcaacttgaataatataacatttttcttGCTCACACTGCACACGGAATTCAGGGATAAGAAGTGAGTATTTAGTATACAAATTCGGATTATTGATTAGCTTGTTATTGATCGACTCTAGTCGGATCGAATCTctttcgaatttatttcacCTAACATCTGTCAGAATGGCTGGTATCCTATCACAGAgtgtaagaaaattaaattgcaTACGTGCACGGTTTGACGTGAGTAATTTTTGACTCGATGTGATAGAGTTTCACTCGACATTTTCTACATCCCTTCTGCCGCTGGTTTTAAGTTTCGCATTTTCGTTTCAGGGGAAAATCTATTCACCCGTTCTGCAACAAGGTGAAACGTGATCCGCTTCATACCGAGTGCACGGACGATAGAAGCTCCGTCGCTCTCTGCAACCTCATCGAACATCCACAACCACTGCCAAAGAAATATCAGGTTTGTGCGTAACTAAAAATTCTTCACCCTCAGAGTTTCGGGATAAACGTtagttgtgaatttttttattccaacgtGTTTTCCGCGTCGAAAATTGGATCTCAAAGCACTTCAAATCCATTACAAAGCATTTTCCCCTCTCCTGCAGAACTTTGACTCGATACCACACGTCCCATCGGGTAGAGAGGAATACTACGGAGGTTCCGTATCCTTGGCTGACTACTGTCCTTACATCCAAGAATTCACGTGGAAGGCGAGGAACATCGTTGTCAGAGGGTCGCATTGCCTCTACGAGGAGAACAATCCTAGTAATTACAACTATACATAAGCATGTCAATTTATTCGGtagaaattatcaaaaattatttatattaaaactCGACGTTTTCAGTCATGGACAAGAATTTTGCCGTCGAGAAGTACGGGCCCCAGTCGAGGTGCTTTGATAACGCGAATCAGATGTGGGAGGAGAGGAACTGCAAGCAGGCCAGACAGTGGCAGCATTGGGGGTCTGGATGTTATCAGTACAAATGCGAGCTTGGAAGATTGCACATCGTGGTAAGCGGGGTTaaggttttgttttttttttcctcagattGAGGAAACCGATGGTCACTCtgcgttttttttgtttttttcataatgACTCGTAACGTTACTCCCACAGGTTGGAAACTAcactttcacgtgttttcaTTCCGGTCAAGAAATCGCGATAAGAATATTGCAGAACAATTGGCTCCACAAGGGGGCTTTGATCTGCCCACCCTGCAAAGACATTTGTCAAGTAAGTGAAGgtggaattgatttttcaatgattttttactcGAACTATGAAGTGAACCTTTTTTCAGGCGGAGTTCAAGGCTCGAGGAGAATGGTGCAAAAAGGGCGAGGAACAGCCTCCGGCGAATTTTTATCCCAGGGATAGTCTCAACTGCTCTTTAGCGACGAGAACGTCCGCCACTGGAATTGTGCCCGTCTTTGCAATGCTCGTAATCTTTCCCGCGATCTACAGGTGATGTGTCGTTGGTATTAGCTCGTTATGTATTGTTATCAAATGAAGggtatatataaatagaaTTGACTGCCCTGAAGGCAGGCGAACACGAGGAAATACATTATAACTTTTCAATAACTACCGGAAACATTGTCTGAACAAATTAtcacatatatagtataaattattacacacacaaacaaatgaaaaaaaaatcactgggCAGgcgaaaagagaaggaaagaggAAAGTAATTTCACCGTTACGTCCAAccaatttcaaaatgattatTCAATTCTATAACGAATGTATACACaggcatataggtatacaactatgcatgtgtatataaaaatcggagctgaagaagaaaatcatttatacttctcttacaaaaatttttgtacataatatattccTGTTTCTCTCATCACCTGATTTTGACCGTGTTCAATTACGAATTCTGGTCCGATCGTCAATCAAATTTGTTCAACATGCGAGCCTCGCTATTTATCTTACACGTTTGATAACACTACGTATAGTTTTTCCTAATTGTTTTCTATCACGTCACCTATACtacttttcaattacaaaaacaaaaaaaacaaaaaaaggttACTGAAGTTGCCAtctattattatgattattattattattattattgagtcGTATGTTTTATTAAGACTTTGTTCTTTCGAGGATTTTAGACCGATGCTACACcagcgaaaaattaaaatacaattttaaacACCTTACTGTTTATTCCAAGTTCCAGCGCAATATCGCAGCTGGAagcaaaaagatgaaaaactttttaactgagccatataataaataagtttTTCTACAAGCAGCTATAGATTAAAGTTTTTCACGTGGAAGCCGTAACTACTTCTTGTCCGtgttaaaaagaataaaagaaaaaaaaaaaaacaaaacaacgatACCAGTGAAATTAGCAGCGTGGAAAATCGACGCTCAAtaacgtaaaataaataaataaattgcggGTGACAGTTAAGGTGCTCTAGGTTAATAAATTCATATCAATTAGATCGCAGGTATTGCattgttctaaaattctcCTATGTAACTCCTTGAGTTACACTAATATTATGTGATATAGCATATCAATCGGatgttaatgaaaaaaatatgaaagagaagaaaggagaaatgaaaaaggtaAAGGAAAACACAAAGTAATTACACGTATTATGAAAATGCAACGAATCCAGTTTCGTGATCAGTTTGGACTTATTTGAAGGCAGCTGTCTGgaatgttattatattttcaatcttaTACCCAGGTATATGCGAAGTGTAAGATATAAGAGGAGTTTGTAAATAGATTGTAATGATAAATATCGTTCTTATTATGTTTGTCGATTATAGTTTTAAGGAACGGATATGTGTATGTACCATAGATGGAACATTCACATATTCCGAACATTATTACCACATTGAAGATGTTTCCGCGACGgtagacatattttttttttatttctaaacgTATATACGTTCAAATTGTTACGTGTATGATCTAATAAACCAAACATTTGTACGGGATGAGCCgattttacaatgaaaaacGATAATACGTTTAGTAACTGTCAGAAACGTTTTCGCATAATTGCCACAAGAATTTTATCTGATCATCGTGTATAAGCTACTCTAGTATTTTAGATAAATCTTGCGGGGAACTGTAACGATTTTGTAAAATGCAAAGATCTTGTGAATGGAATCTCTTTTACCTGCAAATTTCAAAGCGTCACAGTTTTCCTATTTTCCCCTAGGCTATTGCTAAAAATGTCTTCATTGTACTACTCAatacgtattataatatagCGGATTGATGGTTAAATTCGTATTTTAGTAAAATGACATGGTTGTGCGGACACTCACGAGTGTCATATATGTGTGACGAATGCGAAGTTTTAGCCCAAGTTCTACAGTTGTGTAAAAATCATTGATTAATCACCCCCGCAGGATTAGCCATAGAAGGTATTTAAAACACCATTTGGAAACACTAGCATTTTTGAAGAATGGTActtaaggataaaaaaaacctcaaatATTACTTCGTATCGAGATGatcgtttttatttctaattttgaatttcatattcttatttcatcattttcgcaATAAATCTCTATTTATTGAAtctcaattttattctcaCCTCATTACTcgacgaaaatcatttttccgaTGCTTCGTAGGGAAatcggtgatttttttcttctcatttaaTCAGTAgctgttttgttatttttattttgaattatccAGGGCTCCAATATTCACATTACCATGTATGATAgttgtatctatatatatgccCTATATTACGGTATGTACGTATGGTAATCTGGATGATGGTGGTATAACCAGTGAGTGTAAAAGCAGTAAAATAACTGATGTCTGACTACTCTGTTTATTCGAAGTGTAAAAAGATTTGAGAGTTTCTATGTACCATAGGTTTTACTAATAATATCGAACGAGTGTCAATCGTTAATGAAAGGTCTAAACTCAAGTGACGTGGAAGTCATGATTTGATTATCAAAGCAGAATTATGTCAGTTTTACTTTCCGATTCTCATTAAATATAAACTTATTATCAGTTTTTCTCATTATCGAATAAACCTACATAATAATAGACATAAagttgattaattttaataaatatctgACCAACAATTGAAATATCAACTATCAACGTATCAAGAACCCAACGTGCATTAAAACGTGTACAGTAATCCGGGATATGCGTTATTAAACTTACGTGACATGTTATCGATAATTTTCCGACAACtcgtgccatttttttttattatttcacaaaCAATAACTTCGGTGGTAGCAAACTAAGATTTCATCGAAGTCTTATTTGTAACTATAccacatatattatacgcataGCATAAGGTATAATCGTTTCGTTCAATTATTGTTACAGTGTGTCTGATGATAGAGTTTAATCTGtaatagatatattatatattatataataataataactattgTATAATTGATGACGGttaatgataatttattcGGTATTTCTGATGCCGAAATATGTTATTACTGTGGAAACATTCCCGTAAATCTTATCACATACAATAATTGATAAAGTGTACATTCGATAAACCaactattataattttttttactgaatgtAGCTATAACGCTTATTGaacggaagaaaaattaataataatatcaacaaTGAAGTATTTTTATGATAATCTTGAATAAACGAGTTATAAttcgaaagaaattaattttgtattgttaattttacacACGATAATCGTAAGAAATACTTCAAATCAATCATAAGTGAAGATGTttctaaaaaatgtaaactttCGTCGAActccaaaatttcaattctcatttttaatgaaaacaaaCATCACTGATACACTTGGGAGTTGTAAAAAGTAGTTGAAATATGTAGAagcttataaaaaattatcaatcaatCACAACATAATTGATGTAAATCACGTTATTACAGAAACAGAATTAAATCATAACCATGTCATCCCGTCTGACCCGCTATTCCAGTCACCTTACCGACGATCGGTCACAGACCGACCTGCGAATAAAAAGTCCTCAATGCTAGCATCTGGCAGTAAGTATGCGATGGTTTTAAGCAACGGTAAGTAAAATTCGCGAGAGGCATTTGAAATGGAAATTCCAcgtatcattttcttttcctattTTCCTAACTGAATTACCGATTGAAGTGGGTCGCTACCAATTTTCCGTATCGTTTGATGAATCGGTTTGTAaccattaaaatttttgtaatctaATATCATTTTCCCCATGTTTTCACGAAACATCTTTCGCATTGTAATTCGAGATGCCGCCGAAGAAGAGCGTCGACGGCAGTCGTTATCGGCGGTATCAAACCGCGCAGAATTACTGCTCTCGCCAATTAAAAAATCCCGAATCCCAAAGACCCCGATCTCGACAAAAGTTCCTCAAGGTATCGGACCTCGTTTATAAATATCTGGAAGACGTTGCCACCCTCAGCGCTGAACGACGGCAGCGCAACAACGCCAGGACGAATTTCCATAGAGTTCACGTCCGGAAATCCACTCGCCGAAATCGGAGACCTGATAACCCCAGAAGAATCCTGGAAGATTGACGTCAGCTGCGGAATCTGATTTTTATTGATCCAAGAGGAGGAGATCGGGGAGAGTTTTGCCACAGTGGAACTGCCAGAGTGAAAATTGCTGCATGGTTTTTCAGGCAGGATTTACTTATTGatgaacgaagaaaaagaaaccggTCATTACTCTAGACACTGGATTTTTGGCACCAAGTGATTAACGAAGACACGTTCTTTGATTTTACAAAGCTTTGAGCTGTACAAGTGGATGAAGACAACAATTTTCTAGATCCCGGAGGCGTTCGTAATCCAAGAGAAGATTGATCGTAGATTTAGAAGTTCAAGTGATTCTGATGTAGATCATTTCATCAGGATATGAATGGATGGGTCTTTCAACGCTTCCTATTCGTCAATCACGGAAAGCTAGACACcgggaaaaatttgaaatacaagATTTTTCGTACTTGTGGAGCCTCC from Diprion similis isolate iyDipSimi1 chromosome 12, iyDipSimi1.1, whole genome shotgun sequence encodes the following:
- the LOC124413074 gene encoding leishmanolysin-like peptidase isoform X1, which translates into the protein MCHASRVRGSGVMTVRVRLKMHRAALFVVFLVLVVDSVSGMMFEHRQCSHQHPKAHEIVHGVHVDPVHEVKKRSISQPLRILLWYDESVYRLDDEKFDLINNTILPEAVHFWERALMVRETKNTIRLNRKCESNQVFVKNQHTYCIDTCRTQTVCGEVVVPPQHLDVCRTCNATGHDCGVAEGSEAGPGIDGSDFVFYVSAMQTERCHKGLTVAYAAHCQQEAALDRPIAGHANLCPGSISTKPQELETLLSTVKHEILHALGFSVSLYAFYRDENGEPRTPRRTETGKPTLNEKLQTHQWSENTIKTISRPRWQVHGGSVERHMQMIVTPNVQKEVRRHFNCDKLEGAELEDQGEDGTALTHWEKRVFENEAMTGTHTQNPVYSRITLALMEDTGWYSANYSMAQELGWGRNLGCNFAMKSCKEWISTKLSHFPDKKGKSIHPFCNKVKRDPLHTECTDDRSSVALCNLIEHPQPLPKKYQNFDSIPHVPSGREEYYGGSVSLADYCPYIQEFTWKARNIVVRGSHCLYEENNPIMDKNFAVEKYGPQSRCFDNANQMWEERNCKQARQWQHWGSGCYQYKCELGRLHIVVGNYTFTCFHSGQEIAIRILQNNWLHKGALICPPCKDICQAEFKARGEWCKKGEEQPPANFYPRDSLNCSLATRTSATGIVPVFAMLVIFPAIYR
- the LOC124413074 gene encoding leishmanolysin-like peptidase isoform X2 — encoded protein: MCHASRVRGSGVMTVRVRLKMHRAALFVVFLVLVVDSVSGMMFEHRQCSHQHPKAHEIVHGVHVDPVHEVKKRSISQPLRILLWYDESVYRLDDEKFDLINNTILPEAVHFWERALMVRETKNTIRLNRKCESNQVFVKNQHTYCIDTCRTQTVCGEVVVPPQHLDVCRTCNATGHDCGVAEGSEAGPGIDGSDFVFYVSAMQTERCHKGLTVAYAAHCQQEAALDRPIAGHANLCPGSISTKPQELETLLSTVKHEILHALGFSVSLYAFYRDENGEPRTPRRTETGKPTLNEKLQTHQWSENTIKTISRPRWQVHGGSVERHMQMIVTPNVQKEVRRHFNCDKLEGAELEDQGEDGTALTHWEKRVFENEAMTGTHTQNPVYSRITLALMEDTGWYSANYSMAQELGWGRNLGCNFAMKSCKEWISTKLSHFPGKSIHPFCNKVKRDPLHTECTDDRSSVALCNLIEHPQPLPKKYQNFDSIPHVPSGREEYYGGSVSLADYCPYIQEFTWKARNIVVRGSHCLYEENNPIMDKNFAVEKYGPQSRCFDNANQMWEERNCKQARQWQHWGSGCYQYKCELGRLHIVVGNYTFTCFHSGQEIAIRILQNNWLHKGALICPPCKDICQAEFKARGEWCKKGEEQPPANFYPRDSLNCSLATRTSATGIVPVFAMLVIFPAIYR